The Mucilaginibacter rubeus genomic interval TGAGATCATGTCGGTAAATTCACGTAAACCTATTTTCGGTTACCATGCGATGGTTTACTCTTTGATCGGTATTACAGTATTGTCGTTCATCGTATGGGGCCACCACATGTTTGTTACCGGTATGAACCCGTTCCTGGGTGGTGTGTTCATGATTACTACATTGATCATCGCAGTACCATCGGCGGTAAAAACGTTCAACTGGTTAGCTACACTTTGGCGCGGTAACATCAGGTTTACACCTGCTATGTTGTTCGCTATCGGTATGGTGTCGTTCTTCATCTCTGGTGGTTTAACAGGTATCTTCCTGGGTAACGCTGCATTAGATATCAACTTACATGATACTTATTTCGTGGTGGCTCACTTCCACTTAGTAATGGGTTCTGCAGCTATATTTGGTATGCTTGCCGGTGTTTACCACTGGTTCCCTAAAATGTTCGGCCGTATGATGGACGAGAAATTAGGTTACCTGCACTTCTGGTTAACATTTATCTGTGCTTACCTGGTATTTTTCCCAATGCACTTTATGGGTCTTGACGGTGTGCCACGTAGGTACTATGCTTTCACCGAGTTTGCTTCAATGCAAAAATGGTTAACCATTAACACCTTTGTTACCTGGGCTGCTATTATCGCCGCACTTACACAGTTTGGTTTCCTTTATAACTTCTTTGTATCAATCTTCAAAGGACGGAAAGCAACTCAAAATCCATGGGAGTCAAATACTTTAGAGTGGACTACTCCTGTTGAGCACCTGCATGGCAACTGGCCAGGCGAAATTCCAACTGTTTACCGTTGGCCATATGATTACAGCAAACCGGGTGCAGAAGAGGATTACATCCCTCAAACTGTTCCTTACTCGCAAACAATGAGCTCAAACGTACCTCACGATTTTGAAGATAATCCTGTAGGTTTAGAAGAACTGAACAAGTTTACAAGTACGCTGAAAGCAAACGAACAAGTAAAATAATTTTAATACTTATCTGATCTTTTAGGGTACCAGTTAAGTCTTAAGTCGGAAGTTTTAAGTACGAAGTTTAACAACTGAGAACTTACTACTTGGAACTTCCGGCTTGGCAGGTACCCTAAATTTTTAGAAATATTTTAGATGAGCACAGCCGCAAAAAATAGGTTTCAAAAGATCAATATTACAACCATTGTTCTGCTGTTTGTTTTGATTCTTGCCGGTGGTGTTGTACGTAGCTCAGGTTCAGGTATGGGATGCCCCGACTGGCCAAAATGTTTCGGAAGGTATATCCCACCAACCGATATAAGCGATCTCCCAAAAGATTACAAGCAAAAATACGTTGCCAAACGCCTGGAGAAAAACCAGCGTTTTGCCAAAACACTTGATGTGTTTGGCTATAGCGACTTGGCTAAACGTATCCGCGAAGACCGTTCTATCCTTGTCCCTGAAGATTTTAACGCAGGTAAAACCTGGACGGAATATATCAACCGTTTAGTTGGTGCGTTATCCGGTTTTTTTCTGTTGCTTTCGGTTGTATTTTCTTTTAGCTATTGGAAAACAGATAAAAGGATAGCAATTCTGAGCATATTCAATCTTGTTTTGGTTGGATTTCAGGCTTGGTTAGGTTCAATTGTGGTATCGACCAATTTAGTAGCCTGGATAGTTACTGTACATATGCTTTTAGCCCTGGCCATTTTAGCGATTTGTATTTATACTTATCATGTTGCTAAGATCTCCGGAAAGAAAACTGCGGGTTCAACGCCTTTGATTTACATCATAACACTTACAGCAGTTTTTGTAAGTATCCTGCAGATCGCATTCGGTACTGAAGTTAGGGAGAAGATAGATGCGGTTGCTAACCATTTTCAGGGCGGTTACCGCAAAGATTGGATCACTAACGCCGGCGAGATATTTCAGCATCACAGGGATATAGCTATCCTGGTATTGGTGCTTAACGTAGCTTTATTTGTTTTGATCCGCAAAGGCTTTAATAGGCATTCTATTCAACAGCAGTTGATGAGTTTTACATTTTTAATGATCACGCTACAGATAGTAACCGGGATTTTGTTATCATACCTCGCTTTGCCGCCGGTTGCCCAGGCCGCGCATATCGTATTGGCGAGTTTAATATTTGGGGCACAATTTTATTTGCTTTTGAATTTATTTCAAGGTGTTAAGGGTAGGGAGGTAAGCAGATGAAATGGGCTGATTTTTCGAAACTAATTAAAACGAGGCTCACCTCGTTGGTGGTGTTTTCGGCATCAATATCATTTTTAATCGGAAGCCGTGCAAACGGTCATATCGTTTGGATTGATTGGATAAAACTAATCATTGGTGGTTTTTTGGTTACATCAGCAGCAAATGCTTTTAACGAGATCATCGAAAAAGATCTGGATAAGCTGATGAAGCGCACCATGGACCGTCCGATCCCTTCCGGTAAAATGACTACAGGCCAGGCATTGGTATTAGGTTTAGGTATGGGTATGGCTGGTACTTACCTGCTGGGTAGTTTAAACCTGTTAACAGGTTTATTATCAGTATTCTCGATATTATTGTACGCCTTTGCCTATACGCCGTTAAAACGCAAATCGCCGATAGCGGTATTTGTTGGCGCTATTCCCGGTGCTTTGCCACCACTTACAGGTTATGTGGCCGCGCAGGTACACGGAAGGATAGATGAGATCGCGATAATTTTATTTTCGATCCAGTTTATCTGGCAGTTTGTTCATTTCTGGGCTATTGCCTGGGTTTTGGATGATGATTATAAGCTGGCTGGTTTTAGGTTGCTGCCATCGGGCAAAAGAGATTTAACAAGTGCGGTAATTACGTTTATATTTGCCATCGTATTAGTACCAGTGAGTTTGTTGCCAACCATTTATGGTTACGGTGGTTACTGGGTAGGAGGCGTGTCACTTATATGCAGCCTGATATTTTTATACCAGTCATTCATGCTGTTGCGTACCAGGCAAATACCTGAGGCCCGCAAATTAATGTTCGGCTCGTTTTTTTACCTGCCGGTAGTTCAGATAATGTTTTTAGTAGATTTTATAGTTAAGTGAGATGATGGCAAGGATGGAACAAGATAACGACAGGCTTAACCTGGGTGCCAAAAAGTTTAACATGTGGATTTTCATATTCACGTCCTTTATGCTTTTTGCTGCATTTACCAGTGGTTTTATTGTTTATGCCGGTGGCAGCGGCCACGGTTTAAACGTGATCATGCCTCAGTCGTTTTTGTATAGCACTATTGTTATTGTATTAAGCAGCGGTACGTTGTTTTTGGCCTCAAGGGCTGCAAAAGCATTGCAGTTTGATAAACAGAAACTGTATTTATGGATCACATTGGGCTTAGGTTTGGCATTTTTTGCCTTACAGATCTACGCCTGCTATGTGTTAACATACAAAATGCAGATCTATTTTGTTGATCCTAATGCTTCACGTTCGTTTGTTTACGTTTTTGTAGGCGCGCATTTGGTTCACATTTTTGCGGCGCTGTTATTGCTAATAAATACACTTATAGGTACATACCGTAATATCCCTCAGGTACGGAACATGTTTAAGATGGAATTAACCTCCATTTTCTGGCATTTTCTCGATATTATATGGATTTATCTGTATGTTTTTTTACTTTTGAATCATAATTAATACACCCATAGATTAGTACAGATGAGTACAACAGTTTCACAAATTGACGAAGTAAAAACTTCGCCCTGGTCGGGAGGAAGATCCCCGTTCAACGTGGAGTACGGAAAAATAATGATGTGGTTTTTCCTCCTTTCGGATGCGTTCACCTTTTCATCATTATTGATAGCTTATGGTTCATTACGTTTCAGTGCAAGCGTATGGCCAGGTGCTGATAAGGTTTTTCAATCAGTACCGGGATTAGTTGATCACGGTGCACCACTGGTGTTTGTGGGTTTAATGACCTTCATCCTCATTGCAAGTTCTGTTACCATGGTATTAGCTGTTGAGGCTGGTCACCGTAACGCAAAAAGCGAGGTTGTAGGTTGGATGATAGCTACAGTTATTGGTGGTTTCATGTTCCTTGGCTGTCAGGCGTTGGAGTGGGGCCATTTACATCATGAAGGTTTCTGGTGGGGAAGTGTTCCTCCTGCAGAAGAGCTTAAAAAGTTATTCACGGGTGGTACCGAGGCTGTGCAGCATATGACTTCTCAGGAGTTTGCTAACCTGTTTTTTACCATCACAGGATTCCACGGTTTCCACGTATTTACGGGTGTTATTATTAACATTATCATCACGGTTAACGTGTTGATGGGCACATACGAAAAACGCGGCAGTTATTTAATGGTTGAAAAAGTTGGTTTATACTGGCACTTTGTAGACCTTGTTTGGGTATTCGTATTTACATTCTTTTACTTAGTTTAAAACATTTACATATGTCAGCAGAATCGCACGAAGTTCACCACGATGGTGAGCACGAATCAATGAGCAAAAAGCGTATATGGCAAGTAGCCGGTATACTAACCTTTATTACTTGTATTGAGTTTATCATCGCGCTTGCTATAGTTCCAAGTCACCCAGAGCTTTTGAAATATGCTAACCCTGTATACATTGTTTTAACTTTGTTTAAAGCATTTTATATAGTTGCATACTTTATGCACTTGAAGTTTGAAAAAATGGGGTTGATCCTTTCTTTAGTAATCCCAATTATATTTATAATCGGTTTAATCCTGGTACTTACAAACGAAAGCCACCACTGGGTTGACCTAAGGTTCTAATGAACAAGGCTTCCATCTTAAAAAAGATTATGATCCTGGTACTCATCTTAGCAGTACCAGGATTTTTATATTATTTACTTAACGCAAAGGGTAAAAACAGGTATAAACCTCTCGCTGTTTTCGGCCCCAAGGAGGTTGCTAAAACAGGCCATAAGTTTCACGGTAAGTATATCCCGGATACCATTTACCACACCATTCCTGATTTTAAACTTACCGACCAGGAAGGTAAACCGGTTACCTTATCTACCCT includes:
- the cyoE gene encoding heme o synthase; translation: MKWADFSKLIKTRLTSLVVFSASISFLIGSRANGHIVWIDWIKLIIGGFLVTSAANAFNEIIEKDLDKLMKRTMDRPIPSGKMTTGQALVLGLGMGMAGTYLLGSLNLLTGLLSVFSILLYAFAYTPLKRKSPIAVFVGAIPGALPPLTGYVAAQVHGRIDEIAIILFSIQFIWQFVHFWAIAWVLDDDYKLAGFRLLPSGKRDLTSAVITFIFAIVLVPVSLLPTIYGYGGYWVGGVSLICSLIFLYQSFMLLRTRQIPEARKLMFGSFFYLPVVQIMFLVDFIVK
- a CDS encoding heme-copper oxidase subunit III, which codes for MMARMEQDNDRLNLGAKKFNMWIFIFTSFMLFAAFTSGFIVYAGGSGHGLNVIMPQSFLYSTIVIVLSSGTLFLASRAAKALQFDKQKLYLWITLGLGLAFFALQIYACYVLTYKMQIYFVDPNASRSFVYVFVGAHLVHIFAALLLLINTLIGTYRNIPQVRNMFKMELTSIFWHFLDIIWIYLYVFLLLNHN
- a CDS encoding COX15/CtaA family protein, with the protein product MSTAAKNRFQKINITTIVLLFVLILAGGVVRSSGSGMGCPDWPKCFGRYIPPTDISDLPKDYKQKYVAKRLEKNQRFAKTLDVFGYSDLAKRIREDRSILVPEDFNAGKTWTEYINRLVGALSGFFLLLSVVFSFSYWKTDKRIAILSIFNLVLVGFQAWLGSIVVSTNLVAWIVTVHMLLALAILAICIYTYHVAKISGKKTAGSTPLIYIITLTAVFVSILQIAFGTEVREKIDAVANHFQGGYRKDWITNAGEIFQHHRDIAILVLVLNVALFVLIRKGFNRHSIQQQLMSFTFLMITLQIVTGILLSYLALPPVAQAAHIVLASLIFGAQFYLLLNLFQGVKGREVSR
- a CDS encoding cytochrome C oxidase subunit IV family protein; the protein is MSAESHEVHHDGEHESMSKKRIWQVAGILTFITCIEFIIALAIVPSHPELLKYANPVYIVLTLFKAFYIVAYFMHLKFEKMGLILSLVIPIIFIIGLILVLTNESHHWVDLRF
- a CDS encoding cbb3-type cytochrome c oxidase subunit I, whose amino-acid sequence is MSTLAVHDHAGTHHDEHGHEHHHDQSFLSKYVFSMDHKMIAKQFLITGITMAVIAMILSILFRIQLAYPDKTFPLLTTLLGRFAPNGRISPDFYLALVTIHGTIMVFFVLTAGLSGTFANLLIPLQVGARDMASPFMNMLSYWFFFLASVIMLSSFFVQKGPASGGWTIYPPLSALPKAMPGSGEGMTLWLISMVLFVASSLMGGINYVSTVLNMRTKGMDLWKMPLTIWALFLTAILGILAFPVLVAGVVLLIFDRSVGTSFYLSDIVLNGVQQPFEGGSPILFQHLFWFLGHPEVYIVIMPAMGISSEIMSVNSRKPIFGYHAMVYSLIGITVLSFIVWGHHMFVTGMNPFLGGVFMITTLIIAVPSAVKTFNWLATLWRGNIRFTPAMLFAIGMVSFFISGGLTGIFLGNAALDINLHDTYFVVAHFHLVMGSAAIFGMLAGVYHWFPKMFGRMMDEKLGYLHFWLTFICAYLVFFPMHFMGLDGVPRRYYAFTEFASMQKWLTINTFVTWAAIIAALTQFGFLYNFFVSIFKGRKATQNPWESNTLEWTTPVEHLHGNWPGEIPTVYRWPYDYSKPGAEEDYIPQTVPYSQTMSSNVPHDFEDNPVGLEELNKFTSTLKANEQVK
- a CDS encoding cytochrome c oxidase subunit 3, whose translation is MSTTVSQIDEVKTSPWSGGRSPFNVEYGKIMMWFFLLSDAFTFSSLLIAYGSLRFSASVWPGADKVFQSVPGLVDHGAPLVFVGLMTFILIASSVTMVLAVEAGHRNAKSEVVGWMIATVIGGFMFLGCQALEWGHLHHEGFWWGSVPPAEELKKLFTGGTEAVQHMTSQEFANLFFTITGFHGFHVFTGVIINIIITVNVLMGTYEKRGSYLMVEKVGLYWHFVDLVWVFVFTFFYLV